One Luteibacter aegosomaticola genomic window carries:
- the mreD gene encoding rod shape-determining protein MreD has product MNKTRVRQLWFAATLLLSLVLMLVPLPGPLAPFKPYWPALVLLYWCLQSGDRVGLGLAFCLGVGADLFDGMLLGEQALRLTAMVFICLRFRSRLRFFPMWQQTLAVLGFLLNDRVLLLLIRVLGGDPLPPADFWLSPFVGAALWPFVFLILDDLRARLRIHEA; this is encoded by the coding sequence ATGAACAAGACCCGTGTACGCCAGCTCTGGTTCGCCGCCACGCTGCTGCTCTCGCTTGTGCTCATGCTGGTGCCGCTGCCCGGCCCGCTCGCGCCGTTCAAGCCGTACTGGCCTGCGCTGGTCCTGCTTTACTGGTGCCTGCAATCCGGTGATCGCGTCGGCCTGGGCCTGGCCTTCTGCCTGGGCGTAGGCGCCGATCTGTTCGATGGCATGCTGCTCGGCGAACAGGCCCTGCGCCTCACCGCCATGGTGTTCATCTGCCTGCGCTTCCGCTCGCGCCTGCGCTTCTTCCCCATGTGGCAGCAGACTCTGGCCGTACTGGGCTTCCTGCTCAACGACCGCGTGCTGCTGTTGCTGATCCGCGTGCTCGGCGGCGATCCGCTGCCGCCGGCCGATTTCTGGCTTTCGCCGTTCGTTGGCGCCGCGCTGTGGCCGTTCGTGTTCCTGATCCTCGATGACCTGCGCGCGCGCCTGCGCATCCACGAGGCATGA
- the mreC gene encoding rod shape-determining protein MreC — MALNRDDKSPLFSPGVAGTLRLIVYLALACVLMVLDHRGGWLASVRYGLSVVIEPVYRLAGLPSQGFQAATVAFADRQRLTEANQRLREDLLLANAKLNRMASVAEQNQRLKELLDTQHSLAINVQLARLIGVDLGAFRHRITLNVGARDQVKVGQVVIDARGVMGQVIEVMPTTSVAMLITDPNHAIPVTIERTGLRTVAYGSRGGDMLTLPNIPVSADVQAGDKLVTSGLGGRFPTGFPVGTIRDVGQTASGTFLSANALPAADLDRSEDVLLLHDLAESAGPPDLAPNAGPPADMAPDPNAPPATPAPNPTLPKVTAPTVSGAPARASSSAQGGTP; from the coding sequence ATGGCCCTTAATCGCGACGATAAGTCGCCGCTGTTCTCGCCCGGTGTGGCGGGCACCCTGCGGCTTATCGTGTACCTCGCGCTCGCCTGCGTCCTGATGGTCCTCGACCATCGCGGCGGGTGGCTGGCCAGCGTCCGCTATGGCCTCTCGGTGGTGATCGAGCCGGTGTACCGCCTGGCTGGCCTGCCGTCGCAGGGGTTCCAGGCGGCGACGGTGGCGTTCGCCGACCGCCAGCGCCTTACCGAGGCCAACCAGCGCCTGCGCGAAGACCTGCTGCTCGCCAACGCCAAGCTCAACCGCATGGCGTCCGTGGCCGAGCAGAACCAGCGCCTGAAAGAGCTGCTCGATACCCAGCACAGCCTCGCGATCAACGTGCAGCTGGCCCGCCTCATTGGCGTGGACCTGGGCGCGTTCCGCCACCGTATTACCCTCAACGTGGGCGCCCGCGACCAGGTGAAGGTGGGGCAGGTGGTGATCGACGCGCGTGGCGTCATGGGCCAGGTCATCGAAGTGATGCCGACCACCTCGGTGGCCATGCTCATCACCGACCCGAATCACGCCATCCCGGTCACCATCGAGCGCACCGGCCTGCGTACCGTGGCTTACGGTTCGCGCGGCGGCGACATGCTCACGCTGCCCAACATCCCGGTCTCCGCCGATGTGCAGGCGGGCGACAAGCTGGTTACCTCGGGCCTCGGCGGGCGTTTCCCCACCGGTTTCCCCGTGGGCACCATCCGCGACGTGGGCCAGACCGCCTCGGGTACCTTCCTCTCGGCCAACGCCTTGCCGGCCGCGGATCTCGACCGCAGCGAAGACGTGCTCCTGCTCCACGACCTGGCCGAAAGCGCCGGGCCGCCCGATCTCGCCCCCAACGCCGGCCCGCCGGCCGACATGGCGCCGGATCCGAACGCGCCGCCGGCCACACCCGCGCCTAACCCGACCCTGCCCAAGGTCACCGCGCCCACCGTCAGCGGTGCGCCCGCGCGCGCGTCGAGCAGCGCCCAGGGGGGTACGCCATGA
- a CDS encoding MipA/OmpV family protein, whose protein sequence is MRPFPLRARHAAGALLGCAVIAPAAFAQDTAHGDLGVGVVSRPEYIGSNRQRTNLVPVLRVELPTSYAYLGNRYGGNPLQLGFTPLNTGKWIAGVSVSYQNIAPRKTSDGDYLHGLKDIDRSVLGGFLLGYRFRPGGLLSLRSDTDLSGHGQGTTITLAAQQAFPINDHFAIVTGPRIVWGNRQHNTTYFGVDTAKTPETMLPGYHAPAGFQEYSLNIGVRYATEGDWVIGGGISAGKLLANVKDSPVVKETSQVTASVYAGWHF, encoded by the coding sequence ATGCGCCCCTTCCCCCTTCGCGCCCGCCATGCCGCGGGCGCGCTGCTCGGCTGCGCCGTCATCGCCCCCGCAGCCTTCGCCCAGGACACCGCCCACGGTGATCTCGGTGTCGGCGTGGTATCGCGCCCCGAATACATCGGTAGCAACCGACAGCGCACGAACCTGGTGCCCGTGCTTCGCGTCGAACTTCCCACAAGCTACGCGTACCTGGGCAACCGCTACGGCGGCAATCCGCTGCAGCTTGGTTTCACGCCGCTCAACACCGGTAAGTGGATCGCTGGCGTGTCGGTGTCGTATCAGAACATCGCGCCGCGCAAAACCTCCGATGGTGACTACCTGCATGGCCTGAAGGATATCGACCGCAGCGTGCTCGGTGGCTTCCTGCTCGGCTATCGCTTCCGCCCCGGCGGTCTTCTGAGCCTGCGCTCCGATACGGATCTCTCCGGCCATGGCCAGGGCACCACGATCACGCTCGCCGCGCAGCAGGCGTTCCCCATCAACGACCACTTCGCTATCGTCACCGGCCCCCGCATCGTGTGGGGCAACCGCCAGCACAACACCACGTACTTCGGCGTCGACACGGCAAAGACGCCGGAAACCATGCTGCCTGGCTACCATGCACCGGCAGGCTTCCAGGAATACTCACTCAACATCGGCGTGCGCTACGCCACCGAAGGCGATTGGGTCATCGGCGGCGGCATAAGCGCCGGCAAACTCCTCGCCAACGTCAAAGACAGCCCCGTGGTGAAAGAAACCTCGCAAGTCACCGCCAGCGTCTACGCCGGCTGGCATTTCTAA
- the mrdA gene encoding penicillin-binding protein 2: MSLRRASIKEMRGEVALFRRRALAGFGLILLGLIAVCTRYVYLQVYHHDEFAARSEQNRIKPRAIPPARGLIYDRNGVLLADNVPAFRLEVTPEQVGDMDKMLSDLGAVVPLSDDDITLFKKQVKQSRRFEGVPLKLKLTEDEIGRFAVNRWRFPGVDVVPYLTRRYMMGPEFAHVLGYVSRIDADDLDRMDDDEEASYKGTTHIGRIGIERSYEKLLHGAPGYELVEVNADGRTQAVLDTTPPTPGKNIYLSIDVRLQKAALEGLAGRPGAAIAIDPRNGQVLAFASFPTFDPNLFVNGISSADYKALTTDPDKPLYNRALRGVYPPGSTVKPLLALGGLSLGLRRPTDTVFSNGQFCIPGQTRCYRDDDRGGNGTVNMMQAIEHSTNTYFYKLALDMGIDRLSAWMSKFSFGQKTGIDLVGEAEGVLPSREWKAKRSKAGWFPGETIIAGIGQGYWAVTPIQLAHAIATFAGHGIPYAPHLLLDTQDGVDSPRVPQVFAPEGPSVVRRDSDWQAVNQGMIDVINSGKGTGKKVGIGFPYVMAGKSGTAERFSRKTDAYDNNKNSAYLASRHRAWFIAYTPAEDPKIAVAVLLEAGAWGAQDSGPIVRKILDQWVVDSGGPRPEALPPGPIATSDAPIESAPASDSSVQGAEPAPATSSVLPPDDDGEDQ, translated from the coding sequence ATGAGCCTGCGGCGCGCCTCCATCAAGGAAATGCGCGGTGAGGTGGCGTTGTTCCGCCGCCGCGCGCTGGCCGGCTTTGGCCTGATCCTGCTTGGCCTGATCGCGGTGTGCACGCGTTACGTGTACCTGCAGGTCTACCACCACGACGAGTTCGCCGCGCGTTCGGAGCAGAACCGGATCAAGCCGCGTGCGATCCCGCCGGCGCGTGGCCTCATCTATGACCGCAATGGCGTGCTGCTCGCCGACAACGTACCGGCCTTCCGCCTGGAAGTGACGCCGGAACAGGTCGGCGACATGGACAAGATGCTCAGCGACCTGGGCGCCGTCGTGCCGCTTAGCGATGACGACATCACCCTGTTCAAGAAGCAGGTGAAGCAGAGCCGCCGCTTCGAAGGCGTGCCGCTGAAGCTCAAGCTCACCGAGGATGAAATCGGCCGCTTCGCCGTGAACCGCTGGCGCTTCCCCGGCGTGGACGTGGTGCCGTACCTTACCCGCCGCTACATGATGGGCCCGGAATTCGCCCACGTGCTCGGCTATGTGAGCCGTATCGATGCGGATGATCTCGATCGCATGGATGACGACGAAGAGGCCAGCTACAAGGGCACGACCCACATCGGCCGCATCGGCATCGAACGTTCTTACGAAAAGCTGTTGCACGGCGCGCCGGGCTACGAGCTGGTCGAAGTGAACGCCGACGGCCGCACCCAGGCCGTGCTGGATACCACGCCGCCGACGCCCGGCAAGAACATCTACCTGTCGATCGACGTGCGCCTGCAGAAGGCCGCGCTGGAAGGCCTTGCCGGCCGCCCGGGCGCAGCGATCGCCATCGATCCGCGCAACGGCCAGGTGCTGGCCTTCGCCAGCTTCCCCACGTTCGATCCCAACCTGTTCGTCAACGGCATCAGTTCGGCGGATTACAAGGCGCTGACCACCGACCCGGATAAGCCGCTGTACAACCGTGCCCTGCGCGGCGTGTACCCGCCGGGCTCCACGGTGAAGCCGCTGCTCGCGCTGGGTGGCCTCAGCCTGGGCCTGCGCCGACCGACGGATACCGTGTTTTCGAACGGCCAGTTCTGCATCCCCGGCCAGACCCGCTGTTACCGCGATGACGACCGCGGCGGTAACGGCACGGTCAACATGATGCAGGCGATCGAGCACTCGACGAACACCTACTTCTACAAGCTGGCGCTGGATATGGGCATCGATCGCCTGTCCGCCTGGATGTCGAAGTTCAGCTTCGGCCAGAAGACCGGTATCGATCTGGTTGGCGAGGCCGAGGGCGTGCTGCCATCGCGCGAATGGAAAGCGAAGCGTTCGAAGGCCGGCTGGTTCCCGGGCGAAACGATCATCGCCGGTATCGGCCAGGGCTACTGGGCGGTCACGCCGATCCAGCTGGCCCACGCGATCGCCACCTTCGCCGGCCACGGCATCCCGTATGCGCCGCACCTGCTGCTGGATACCCAGGATGGCGTGGATAGCCCGCGCGTGCCCCAGGTATTCGCTCCGGAAGGGCCCTCGGTGGTCCGCCGCGATAGCGATTGGCAGGCGGTGAACCAGGGCATGATCGACGTGATCAACTCGGGCAAGGGCACCGGCAAGAAGGTCGGTATCGGCTTCCCGTATGTCATGGCGGGCAAGAGCGGCACGGCCGAGCGCTTCTCGCGCAAGACCGACGCTTACGACAACAACAAGAACAGCGCTTATCTCGCCAGCCGCCACCGTGCGTGGTTCATCGCGTATACGCCGGCGGAAGATCCGAAGATCGCCGTGGCCGTGCTGCTCGAAGCGGGCGCCTGGGGCGCCCAGGATTCCGGCCCGATCGTGCGCAAGATCCTCGACCAGTGGGTGGTCGATTCGGGCGGCCCGCGTCCGGAAGCGTTGCCGCCAGGCCCCATCGCCACCTCGGATGCGCCGATCGAGAGCGCGCCTGCGAGCGACAGCAGCGTGCAGGGCGCCGAGCCCGCGCCGGCCACCAGCAGCGTGCTGCCCCCGGACGATGACGGGGAGGACCAGTAA
- a CDS encoding rod shape-determining protein, which produces MFKKFRGLFSNDISIDLGTANTLIYVRGQGIVLNEPSVVAIRQDRGPGGPRAVAAVGGDAKRMLGRTPGNIATVRPMKDGVIADFTMTEAMLQHFIKQVHRSRMLRPSPRVLVCVPCGSTQVERRAIKESAEGAGARDVFLIEEPMAAAIGAGIPVHEARGSMVLDIGGGTSEVAVISLNGIVYSQSVRVGGDRFDEAIINYVRRNHGTLIGESTAERIKLEVGCAFPQSEVREMEISGRNLAEGVPRMFSINSNEVLEALHEPLSGIVAAVKAALEQTPPELCSDVAERGIVLTGGGALLRDLDRLISEETGLHVQVADDPLTCVARGGGKALEMIDQHGSDFFAFE; this is translated from the coding sequence ATGTTTAAGAAGTTCCGCGGACTCTTTTCGAACGACATCTCCATCGATCTCGGTACGGCGAATACGCTCATTTATGTGCGTGGCCAGGGCATCGTGCTGAACGAGCCTTCGGTGGTCGCCATTCGCCAGGATCGTGGCCCGGGCGGCCCGCGTGCCGTCGCCGCCGTCGGTGGCGACGCCAAGCGCATGCTCGGCCGTACCCCGGGCAACATCGCCACGGTCCGCCCGATGAAGGACGGCGTCATCGCCGACTTCACCATGACCGAGGCGATGCTCCAGCACTTCATCAAGCAGGTGCACCGCTCGCGCATGCTGCGTCCCAGCCCGCGCGTGCTGGTCTGCGTGCCCTGCGGCTCCACCCAGGTGGAGCGCCGCGCCATCAAGGAATCGGCCGAAGGCGCCGGTGCCCGTGACGTCTTCCTGATCGAAGAGCCGATGGCGGCCGCGATCGGTGCCGGCATCCCGGTGCACGAGGCCCGTGGCTCCATGGTCCTCGATATCGGCGGCGGTACCTCCGAAGTGGCGGTCATCTCGCTGAACGGCATCGTCTACTCGCAGTCGGTCCGCGTCGGCGGCGATCGCTTCGACGAGGCCATCATCAACTACGTGCGCCGCAACCACGGCACCCTCATCGGTGAATCCACCGCCGAGCGGATCAAGCTGGAAGTCGGCTGCGCCTTCCCGCAGAGCGAAGTCCGCGAGATGGAAATCTCCGGCCGTAACCTCGCCGAAGGCGTGCCGCGCATGTTCTCGATCAACTCCAACGAGGTGCTCGAAGCCCTCCACGAGCCGCTCTCCGGCATCGTGGCCGCGGTGAAGGCTGCCCTGGAGCAGACTCCGCCGGAGCTCTGCTCCGACGTGGCCGAGCGCGGCATCGTGCTTACCGGCGGTGGCGCCCTGCTGCGCGACCTGGATCGCCTCATCTCCGAGGAAACCGGCCTGCACGTGCAGGTGGCCGACGACCCGCTCACCTGCGTGGCGCGCGGCGGCGGCAAGGCCCTCGAGATGATCGACCAGCACGGCAGCGACTTCTTCGCTTTCGAATGA
- a CDS encoding EF-hand domain-containing protein → MRMLFVAAIALAPLVAFAMPDNSRAQQAMAMLNQRFDAADANHDGKLTQDEAKAGMPRVAEHFDEIDADHKGYITKDQIVAFMKANAGR, encoded by the coding sequence ATGCGAATGCTTTTCGTCGCCGCTATCGCACTCGCGCCGCTGGTGGCGTTCGCGATGCCCGACAACAGCCGCGCGCAGCAGGCCATGGCCATGCTGAACCAGCGTTTCGATGCAGCCGATGCGAACCACGACGGCAAGCTCACCCAGGATGAAGCCAAGGCCGGCATGCCGCGCGTGGCCGAGCATTTCGACGAGATCGATGCCGACCACAAGGGCTACATCACCAAGGACCAGATCGTCGCCTTCATGAAGGCGAACGCGGGCCGCTAA
- the rodA gene encoding rod shape-determining protein RodA: MTRPRLDLPLLLALFLLACAGLATLYSAGGGNYSLVGGQAARFVLGGVLLLVISRIPPPVLRSWTPWLYAGSTALLFVVAALGEGRGAYRWLDLGFMRFQPSELLKLTMPMMVAWYLHPRQLPPGWKDIIVVGLLIAVPAALIAEQPDLGTALLVAGAGAFALFLSGMAWWRIGLLVGGAGAAIPVAWQFLHEYQRNRVRTLLDPESDPLGNGWHIIQSKIAVGSGGIFGKGWQHGTQSRLDFLPEHTTDFIFAVFSEEFGLVGVIAIMVLYAFIIGRCLWIAMNARDTYSRLLAGAIGMSFFVYVAVNGGMVAGILPVVGVPMPLVSYGGTSAVSLLTGFGVLMSIHANRKLHD, encoded by the coding sequence ATGACCCGGCCGCGCCTCGACCTGCCGCTCTTGCTGGCGCTGTTCCTGCTGGCCTGCGCCGGCCTGGCCACGCTGTATAGCGCGGGCGGCGGCAACTATTCGCTGGTCGGCGGCCAGGCCGCGCGCTTCGTGCTCGGCGGCGTGCTGCTGCTGGTGATCTCACGCATCCCACCGCCGGTGCTGCGTTCGTGGACGCCATGGCTCTACGCCGGCAGCACCGCGCTGCTCTTCGTAGTGGCCGCGCTGGGCGAGGGCAGGGGCGCTTACCGCTGGCTCGATCTGGGCTTCATGCGCTTCCAGCCCTCGGAGCTACTCAAGCTCACCATGCCGATGATGGTGGCCTGGTACCTGCACCCGCGGCAGCTGCCGCCGGGCTGGAAAGACATCATCGTGGTCGGCCTGCTGATCGCCGTGCCGGCCGCACTCATCGCTGAACAGCCCGACCTGGGCACGGCGCTGCTCGTTGCGGGCGCGGGCGCCTTCGCGCTGTTCCTGTCCGGCATGGCCTGGTGGCGGATCGGCCTGCTGGTGGGCGGTGCTGGCGCCGCTATCCCGGTGGCCTGGCAGTTCCTCCACGAATACCAGCGCAACCGCGTGCGCACGCTGCTGGATCCGGAATCCGACCCGCTGGGCAACGGCTGGCACATCATCCAGTCGAAGATCGCGGTGGGCTCCGGCGGCATCTTCGGCAAGGGCTGGCAGCACGGCACCCAGTCGCGCCTGGATTTCCTGCCCGAGCACACCACCGACTTCATTTTCGCGGTGTTTTCCGAGGAATTCGGCCTGGTGGGCGTCATCGCCATCATGGTGCTCTACGCCTTCATCATCGGCCGCTGCCTGTGGATCGCGATGAATGCACGCGATACCTACTCGCGTCTCCTCGCGGGTGCGATCGGTATGAGCTTTTTCGTATACGTGGCCGTGAACGGCGGCATGGTCGCGGGCATCCTGCCGGTGGTGGGCGTGCCGATGCCGCTCGTCAGTTATGGCGGCACGTCTGCGGTGTCGTTGCTGACAGGCTTTGGTGTGCTCATGTCCATCCACGCGAACCGAAAGCTCCACGATTAA
- a CDS encoding ATP-binding protein produces MNSWLPRSLFRRNLVLLLSFALLAQVFFGGAFLYVQGPRAAELGRLVAIELNAIDRAFANMSPPEQRAYLQHLTGAGRLVLQEGAPPADEDPGSRFSLVAQFVNSLRDNLAPDMAFRWGGEPSPHAWVRINIGERRAWFTLPPSSLTRDRPAFFVLIAALAMMGLATLIALLIQRRINRPLREVVEAARRVGEGGDVRLPDYRASELAAVARQFNAMSDNLRAMEAVRAEMLAGISHDIRTPLTKLRLALDARERDAPEVIYIQQIDAIVGQFLDYGRAGAGEKPVDADLNTLVMQLAGEFEARDTPFQLTLAPLPALRFRPISMLRVLTNLMENAVRYAGEGLEVRTRYAEGQVHVDVLDRGPGIDAADIERLRQPFTRADAGRASVPGTGLGLAIVDRLVRLHGGTLSLAARNGGGLRASVAFPLRAAGAAEAL; encoded by the coding sequence ATGAATAGCTGGCTGCCGCGAAGCCTGTTCAGGCGAAACCTCGTCCTGTTGCTCTCGTTCGCATTGCTCGCGCAGGTGTTCTTCGGTGGCGCGTTCCTCTATGTGCAGGGGCCGCGTGCAGCCGAGCTTGGCCGTCTCGTCGCGATCGAGCTGAACGCGATCGACCGCGCATTCGCCAACATGTCACCGCCGGAACAGCGCGCGTACCTGCAACACCTGACGGGCGCCGGGCGCCTCGTCTTGCAGGAGGGCGCCCCACCGGCGGATGAAGATCCTGGCAGCCGCTTCTCGCTGGTGGCGCAGTTCGTGAACAGCCTGCGCGACAACCTCGCCCCCGACATGGCGTTTCGCTGGGGCGGCGAGCCTTCGCCGCACGCGTGGGTCCGCATCAACATCGGTGAACGCCGTGCCTGGTTCACGCTGCCGCCGAGTTCGTTGACGCGCGATCGTCCGGCGTTCTTCGTGCTCATCGCGGCGCTGGCCATGATGGGGCTTGCCACGCTGATCGCGTTGCTCATCCAACGCCGCATCAACCGGCCGCTACGCGAAGTGGTGGAAGCCGCACGGCGCGTCGGCGAGGGTGGCGACGTGCGCCTCCCTGATTACCGCGCGAGCGAGCTGGCCGCGGTAGCGCGCCAGTTCAATGCCATGTCAGATAACCTGCGTGCGATGGAAGCCGTGCGCGCGGAAATGCTCGCTGGCATCTCGCACGATATCCGAACACCGCTTACCAAGCTTCGTCTCGCGCTCGATGCGCGTGAGCGTGACGCACCTGAAGTGATCTACATCCAGCAGATCGATGCCATCGTCGGGCAGTTCCTCGACTACGGCCGTGCTGGCGCAGGTGAAAAGCCGGTGGATGCGGATCTCAATACGCTGGTGATGCAGCTCGCTGGCGAATTCGAGGCACGCGATACACCGTTCCAGCTCACGCTGGCACCGCTGCCCGCGTTGCGCTTCCGGCCCATCTCCATGCTGCGCGTGCTGACCAACCTCATGGAGAACGCGGTGCGTTACGCCGGCGAAGGCCTGGAGGTGCGCACGCGCTACGCGGAAGGGCAGGTGCATGTCGACGTGCTGGACCGCGGGCCCGGCATCGATGCGGCTGACATTGAGCGCTTGCGCCAACCATTCACCCGCGCCGATGCGGGCCGGGCAAGCGTCCCCGGCACAGGGCTGGGCCTCGCCATCGTCGACAGGCTCGTGCGCTTGCATGGCGGCACGCTCTCGCTGGCGGCGCGTAACGGCGGTGGCCTGCGGGCCAGCGTGGCCTTTCCGCTGCGTGCCGCAGGTGCCGCTGAAGCACTTTGA
- a CDS encoding carbohydrate kinase family protein, which produces MTAVICGSLAYDTIMVFQDQFKNHIIPDQVHILNVSFLVPAMRREFGGCAGNIAYNLKLLGGEPMPVATVGQDFGPYRAHMEKHGIRLDGVRQYDDMFTPQCFITTDLDNNQITAFHPGAMSNAHDNHVRDIPDYQFGIVAPDGREAMLQHVDEFAARGVPFIFDPGQAMPLFNGDEFRAMIEKATYVIVNDYESQLLQQRTGWDAATIASKVKAYIVTVGPRGSIIHADGETINIPPARERQVVDPTGCGDAYRAGLIFGMMKGYDWPTVGRMASLMGALKVEHPGTQNQYFTYEQFATEFKDQFGYELA; this is translated from the coding sequence ATGACTGCCGTAATCTGCGGATCGCTTGCCTATGACACCATCATGGTGTTCCAGGACCAGTTCAAGAACCACATCATTCCGGACCAGGTGCATATCCTGAATGTGTCGTTCCTGGTGCCGGCCATGCGCCGCGAGTTCGGCGGCTGCGCCGGCAACATCGCCTACAACCTGAAGCTGCTCGGCGGTGAGCCGATGCCCGTCGCCACGGTGGGCCAGGATTTCGGTCCGTACCGCGCGCACATGGAAAAGCACGGCATCCGCCTCGACGGCGTGCGCCAGTACGACGACATGTTCACCCCGCAGTGCTTCATCACGACGGACCTGGATAACAACCAGATCACCGCGTTCCACCCGGGCGCCATGTCGAACGCACACGACAACCACGTGCGTGATATCCCCGATTACCAGTTCGGTATCGTTGCGCCGGACGGCCGCGAAGCCATGCTGCAGCACGTCGATGAATTCGCCGCGCGCGGCGTGCCCTTCATCTTCGATCCGGGCCAGGCGATGCCGCTGTTCAATGGCGACGAGTTCCGCGCCATGATCGAGAAGGCTACCTACGTCATCGTCAACGACTACGAGTCGCAGCTACTGCAGCAGCGCACCGGTTGGGACGCTGCGACGATCGCTTCGAAGGTGAAGGCGTACATCGTCACCGTCGGCCCGCGCGGTTCGATCATCCACGCCGATGGTGAAACCATCAACATCCCGCCGGCACGCGAGCGCCAGGTGGTCGACCCGACCGGTTGCGGCGACGCGTATCGCGCTGGCCTCATCTTCGGCATGATGAAGGGCTACGACTGGCCGACCGTCGGCCGCATGGCGTCGCTCATGGGCGCGCTGAAGGTCGAGCACCCGGGCACGCAGAACCAGTACTTCACGTACGAGCAGTTCGCGACCGAGTTCAAGGATCAGTTCGGTTACGAGCTGGCCTGA
- a CDS encoding SH3 domain-containing protein: protein MRLLSLAATAALAALPLSALASTSITTARVNLRAGPATNYPVVTTLPPRAEVETHGCLRDMSWCDVSWAGQRGWVSSSYVLVVQEHRTVVVTEETAPSLGVTVVSFDHGYWERYYPARPWYASWTVYASPVPLPVPAPAVVHRGATACGPRGCVHTGTTYRRW from the coding sequence ATGCGTCTGCTTTCCCTCGCTGCTACCGCGGCGCTTGCTGCCCTCCCCCTTTCCGCGTTGGCTTCGACGTCGATCACCACCGCTCGCGTGAACCTGCGTGCGGGGCCTGCGACTAATTACCCGGTGGTCACGACGTTGCCGCCGCGCGCGGAAGTCGAGACGCATGGTTGCCTGCGTGACATGAGCTGGTGTGATGTGAGTTGGGCCGGCCAGCGTGGTTGGGTGTCTTCGTCGTATGTGCTGGTGGTGCAGGAACATCGTACGGTGGTCGTCACCGAAGAGACCGCGCCTTCGCTGGGCGTGACCGTGGTGAGCTTCGACCACGGGTATTGGGAACGTTATTACCCGGCGCGGCCGTGGTATGCGAGCTGGACGGTGTATGCGAGCCCCGTACCGCTACCGGTTCCCGCACCAGCCGTCGTGCATCGCGGCGCCACCGCCTGTGGGCCCCGTGGATGCGTACACACCGGCACGACCTATCGCCGCTGGTAA
- a CDS encoding response regulator, translated as MNTRAPRILVLDDDDELRGMLRRYLSGHGFDVHAVATAEQLDRALEREPYDALVLDLMMPGEDGLSVCRRLRFGGQTIPILMLTARGDAVDRIVGLEMGADDYLAKPFDPRELTARLQAMLRRQKMLHSTQTWGNDEVTTFGPFVLNVSRMELRRDDELIALSSLEFQLLRVFAANPHRPMSRDHLLDKVKGREHDSLDRALDVQVLRLRRKIEGDPSSPKYIRTVWGIGYVFVPDGSHE; from the coding sequence TTGAATACCCGCGCGCCACGCATCCTCGTGCTCGACGATGACGACGAGCTGCGCGGCATGCTGCGTCGTTACCTCAGCGGCCATGGCTTCGATGTGCACGCCGTCGCCACGGCGGAGCAGCTCGACCGGGCGCTGGAGCGCGAGCCGTACGACGCCCTGGTGCTCGACCTGATGATGCCTGGCGAAGACGGCCTCTCGGTGTGCCGCCGCCTGCGTTTTGGCGGGCAGACCATCCCCATCCTGATGCTCACCGCGCGTGGCGATGCCGTGGATCGCATCGTGGGCCTGGAAATGGGCGCCGACGATTACCTTGCCAAACCGTTCGATCCGCGCGAACTCACCGCACGCCTGCAAGCCATGCTGCGCCGGCAGAAGATGCTGCACAGCACGCAGACGTGGGGCAACGATGAGGTCACGACGTTCGGCCCGTTCGTGCTCAATGTGTCGCGCATGGAGCTGCGTAGGGATGACGAACTGATTGCCCTTTCCAGCCTGGAATTCCAGCTGCTACGCGTATTCGCCGCCAATCCGCACCGGCCGATGTCGCGCGACCATCTGCTGGACAAGGTGAAGGGCAGGGAGCACGACTCGCTGGATCGCGCGCTCGACGTGCAGGTGCTGCGCTTGCGCCGCAAGATTGAAGGCGACCCTTCATCGCCGAAGTACATCCGCACGGTATGGGGTATCGGCTACGTGTTCGTGCCCGATGGCAGCCATGAATAG